In one Candidatus Nitronereus thalassa genomic region, the following are encoded:
- a CDS encoding DNRLRE domain-containing protein, whose product MHCPVRLGIILTSVICLGIPSAYGITLHVTDDRSLQIDHHSPPNKHFPWRSHQRNYFAHRGNHSTITIQRFGHKKETQGFVKFDLSPLSSDQSIERATLRLWLNQVDRSGTLHLHEILADWDERTIRGDQTPPTSPVFDSLSIKKSDTHQFITLDVTTIVQGWIEHPATNFGIALVSDHSHPLKIKIDSKENHDTSHPMEIEVVLSAEPGIEGPPGPRGLPGPPGPQGMQGVTPALIMVGQQCPTGEFLTGFDAIGNILCGAPPPSTEPSPPIALNDANPGDVIITELMINPSAVTDGNGEWFELFNTRQEAIDMRGWTIEEESGNTHVIPDTNPIVIPEGGFLVLGNNDDSASNGGITVAYKYTSITLNNGGDTIKILDVNGEEIDRVKYETPSFSIPNGASLSLNPNNFDALENNDASNWCASTTTIGINLDRGTPGAGNDPC is encoded by the coding sequence ATGCACTGCCCAGTCCGTCTTGGAATCATCCTGACCTCAGTAATCTGTCTTGGAATTCCCTCCGCATATGGCATTACCTTGCATGTGACCGATGATCGAAGTCTACAGATTGATCATCATTCCCCCCCAAATAAGCATTTCCCTTGGAGATCACATCAAAGAAATTATTTTGCTCATCGAGGCAACCACAGCACCATCACCATTCAACGGTTCGGTCATAAAAAAGAAACTCAAGGGTTCGTGAAGTTTGATCTTTCGCCTCTCTCTTCCGATCAAAGCATCGAACGCGCGACCTTACGGTTGTGGCTCAATCAGGTAGACAGGTCAGGGACACTTCACCTTCACGAAATCTTGGCTGACTGGGATGAACGCACGATTCGTGGCGATCAAACGCCACCCACTTCGCCTGTTTTTGACAGTCTCAGCATCAAAAAATCTGACACACATCAATTCATCACTCTTGATGTGACTACCATTGTTCAAGGATGGATCGAGCACCCTGCTACAAATTTTGGAATCGCTTTGGTATCAGATCATTCCCACCCCCTTAAGATCAAAATCGATAGTAAAGAAAATCACGACACCAGCCACCCTATGGAAATTGAAGTAGTGCTGTCGGCAGAACCGGGAATTGAAGGTCCACCAGGACCTCGGGGGCTACCTGGTCCACCAGGGCCTCAAGGCATGCAAGGCGTCACACCAGCCCTCATCATGGTTGGTCAACAATGTCCGACCGGGGAGTTTCTCACAGGTTTCGATGCCATTGGGAATATTCTATGTGGAGCACCACCGCCATCAACGGAACCGTCACCTCCTATTGCTCTAAATGATGCGAATCCAGGAGATGTCATCATTACGGAACTCATGATTAACCCCTCGGCCGTGACTGATGGAAACGGAGAATGGTTCGAACTCTTCAATACACGTCAGGAAGCCATCGACATGCGAGGTTGGACCATCGAAGAGGAAAGTGGAAACACACATGTCATTCCAGACACCAATCCCATTGTAATTCCGGAAGGCGGCTTTTTGGTGCTCGGAAACAATGACGATTCTGCAAGCAATGGTGGAATTACAGTCGCCTACAAATACACATCCATTACCCTCAATAATGGCGGAGACACCATCAAAATTCTTGACGTCAATGGAGAGGAAATCGATCGGGTGAAATATGAAACGCCCTCGTTTTCCATCCCCAACGGTGCATCACTGAGTCTGAACCCGAACAATTTTGATGCGCTAGAAAACAACGATGCTTCCAATTGGTGTGCAAGTACGACAACCATTGGAATAAATCTCGATAGAGGAACACCAGGTGCAGGAAATGACCCATGCTAA